A region from the Lepidochelys kempii isolate rLepKem1 chromosome 16, rLepKem1.hap2, whole genome shotgun sequence genome encodes:
- the SURF4 gene encoding surfeit locus protein 4, which translates to MGQNDLMSTAEDFADQFLRVTKQYLPHVARLCLISTFLEDGIRMWFQWSEQRDYIDATWNCGYFLASIFVFLNLFGQLSGCILVLSRNFVQYACFGLFGIIALQTIAYSILWDLKFLMRNLALGGGLLLLLAESRSEGKSMFAGVPTMRESSPKQYMQLGGRVLLVLMFMTLLHFDVSFFSILQNIVGTALIILVAIGFKTKLAALTLVIWLFAINIYFNAFWTIPAYKPMHDFLKYDFFQTMSVIGGLLLVVALGPGGVSMDEKKKEW; encoded by the exons TTCCTGCGAGTGACGAAGCAGTACCTTCCCCACGTGGCCCGTCTGTGCCTGATCAGCACCTTCCTGGAGGATGGCATCCGCATGTGGTTCCAGTGGAGCGAGCAGAGGGATTACATTGATGCCACGTGGAACTGTGGCTATTTCCTGGCCTCCATCTTTGTGTTCCTAAATCTCTTCGGACAGCTGA GCGGCTGTATCCTGGTGCTGAGTAGGAATTTTGTGCAGTATGCCTGCTTCGGCTTGTTTGGAATTATAGCATTACAG aCCATTGCTTACAGCATTCTATGGGATCTGAAGTTCTTGATGAG gaaCCTTGCCCTTGGGGGAGGCTTGCTGCTGCTTTTGGCTGAGTCACGGTCAGAGGGGAAAAGCATGTTTGCCGGGGTCCCCACCATGCGGGAAAGCTCCCCCAAACAGTACATGCAGCTGGGTGGACGTGTGCTGCTGGTCCTCATGTTCATGACACTGCTACATTTTGATGTTAGCTTCTTTTCT ATTCTCCAGAACATCGTGGGCACAGCCCTGATTATCTTAGTGGCGATTGGCTTTAAGACCAAGCTGGCTGCCTTGACTCTGGTCATCTGGCTGTTTGCCATCAACATCTACTTTAATGCCTTCTGGACCATCCCGGCCTACAAGCCCATGCATGACTTCCTCAAGTACGACTTCTTCCAGACCATGTCTGTCATTGGAGGGCTTCTTCTGGTGGTGGCGCTGGGTCCTGGTGGTGTCTCCATGGATGAGAAGAAAAAAGAGTGGTAA